In Bacteroidales bacterium, one DNA window encodes the following:
- a CDS encoding DUF5103 domain-containing protein: protein MSFYIMTRKLQFIVFATLFTLATCYIPGIAAASKGNTNTAYRIHDDVYHNNIRTVNLNRLGHELSFPVINFNAGEQFHLSFDDLDSDVKPYKYTVVHCDATWNLSDLWPTDYLSGFTDDQIDNHRFSFNTLQPYTHYELVFPNDNFGFTLPGNYLLIVYPGNDTDNVAFTRRFSVVDTKLNVEGRIRMPPTSSERTKKHEIGFKINTQQYRIIDPYRNLKVIVRQNNRWDNELLLQPYQDRGNELDYNYADESNTFYAVNEFRTLDLRTVRYLTKGVQEIERDAEGYHFYLWTEQRRTFIAYTHEQDLNGRYQILAEDVYDPAIGSEYVYVHFSLQVDNFIPLADVFVTGMLSDWQFRDDNRMQYNRQKSAYEATLYLKQGFYNYHYALLNKGEKSADTGFFEGNHADTGNEYTIYVYYREPGNRYDNLISVKTLNSRDFL, encoded by the coding sequence ATGAGTTTCTATATTATGACCCGGAAGTTACAATTTATAGTTTTTGCGACCCTTTTTACTTTGGCAACCTGTTATATACCAGGCATTGCTGCTGCCTCAAAAGGTAATACTAACACTGCCTACCGCATCCACGACGACGTTTATCACAACAACATAAGGACTGTAAACCTCAACAGGCTGGGTCATGAATTGTCATTTCCTGTTATCAATTTTAATGCAGGTGAGCAATTTCACTTGTCGTTCGATGACCTGGACAGCGACGTTAAGCCTTACAAATACACCGTTGTCCATTGCGATGCCACCTGGAATTTATCTGATCTCTGGCCAACGGATTATTTAAGCGGATTTACTGATGATCAAATTGACAATCATAGGTTCTCATTCAACACCCTGCAGCCATATACACATTATGAGCTGGTTTTCCCAAATGATAATTTTGGGTTTACCTTACCAGGCAATTACCTGCTGATTGTTTATCCTGGCAACGATACCGATAATGTTGCATTTACACGTCGTTTCAGTGTTGTGGATACAAAGCTCAATGTTGAGGGCCGCATCCGGATGCCACCCACTTCATCAGAACGAACAAAGAAACATGAAATCGGATTTAAGATCAATACCCAGCAATACCGTATCATTGATCCTTACCGGAACTTAAAGGTGATTGTAAGGCAAAATAACCGATGGGACAATGAACTTCTTCTGCAACCTTATCAGGACCGGGGCAATGAACTGGACTATAATTATGCCGATGAGTCGAACACATTTTATGCTGTGAACGAGTTCAGAACCCTGGATCTTCGCACCGTGAGATACCTCACGAAAGGTGTGCAGGAAATAGAGCGCGATGCTGAAGGCTATCATTTTTATCTTTGGACTGAGCAACGCCGTACTTTTATTGCTTACACCCATGAGCAGGACTTGAATGGCCGTTACCAGATATTGGCCGAAGATGTGTATGATCCGGCAATCGGTTCAGAATATGTATATGTTCACTTTTCGTTGCAGGTAGATAATTTTATTCCTCTCGCGGATGTTTTCGTCACAGGTATGCTCAGCGACTGGCAGTTCAGGGATGATAACAGAATGCAATACAACAGGCAAAAATCGGCCTACGAAGCGACACTTTACTTGAAACAAGGATTTTATAATTACCACTACGCCTTGCTCAATAAGGGTGAAAAGAGCGCTGATACGGGCTTTTTCGAAGGCAACCACGCCGACACAGGAAATGAATACACGATTTATGTTTATTATCGTGAACCGGGAAATCGTTATGACAACCTGATCAGTGTAAAAACGCTTAATTCAAGAGATTTTTTATAG
- a CDS encoding Na(+)-translocating NADH-quinone reductase subunit A, with product MTKVVKITKGLDIPLLGEAEKIMKDLSSNHYAIKPTDFNGVFPKVLIKEGDEVKAGSPLFFNKYNEKILFTAPVSGKVIEIHRGDKRVLEEIRIEADGMNSHIDFGSADPQSLKREEIVEKLIQSGIWPCIRQRPFSVIADPYKMPKAIHVSTFDTAPLAPDYDFIIHGKGELFQTGLNALAKLTNGTVHLNVHSKLTTSKVFLNSRNVQINHFAGPHPSGNVSVHIAKTDPINKGDIVWYLNPQDVLAIGRLFQEGVYDASMVIALTGSEVLKPVYYKTLRGVSVKNLLLENLSEGPVRIISGNVLSGDKILPDGYLGFYHNQITVIPEGNFYEFIGWATPGFGKFSFSRAFFSWLNKSKKYRLDTNLHGGHRAFVMTGKYEQVFPLDILPLQLLKACMINDIDLMEGLGIYEVDEEDFALCEFIDTSKTEMQSIIRKGLDLMRKETS from the coding sequence ATGACCAAAGTTGTTAAGATCACCAAAGGACTTGATATTCCCCTGCTGGGTGAAGCCGAAAAGATAATGAAAGACTTATCTTCAAATCATTATGCTATTAAACCTACAGATTTTAATGGCGTTTTTCCAAAAGTTCTGATAAAGGAAGGCGATGAAGTAAAGGCTGGATCGCCTCTGTTTTTTAACAAATACAACGAAAAGATATTATTCACTGCTCCGGTTAGCGGGAAGGTGATAGAGATTCACAGAGGCGATAAACGCGTTCTTGAAGAGATAAGAATTGAAGCCGATGGCATGAACTCACATATAGATTTTGGTAGCGCAGATCCCCAAAGTCTTAAGCGCGAAGAAATTGTTGAAAAACTTATTCAAAGTGGTATCTGGCCGTGCATCAGGCAGCGTCCGTTTTCAGTAATTGCCGATCCTTATAAAATGCCCAAAGCTATTCATGTATCAACTTTTGATACCGCTCCACTTGCACCTGATTATGATTTTATCATTCATGGAAAAGGGGAGTTGTTTCAAACCGGGTTGAATGCCCTTGCTAAGTTAACCAATGGCACTGTTCATTTGAACGTACACAGCAAGTTAACAACTTCAAAGGTATTTCTGAACTCAAGGAATGTGCAGATCAACCATTTTGCCGGTCCTCACCCTTCCGGAAATGTTAGCGTACATATTGCAAAAACCGACCCGATAAATAAAGGAGATATTGTTTGGTATCTTAATCCTCAGGATGTGCTTGCGATTGGCCGGTTGTTTCAAGAGGGAGTTTATGATGCTTCAATGGTAATTGCCCTCACAGGATCGGAGGTTCTGAAACCGGTATATTATAAAACTTTAAGAGGCGTTTCAGTCAAAAACCTGTTATTGGAAAACCTGTCGGAAGGACCGGTTCGCATAATCAGCGGCAATGTGCTCAGTGGTGACAAAATTCTGCCTGATGGATACCTGGGGTTTTATCACAATCAGATTACTGTAATTCCTGAAGGTAACTTTTACGAGTTTATCGGATGGGCTACTCCCGGATTCGGAAAGTTCAGCTTTTCCAGGGCCTTTTTCTCATGGCTCAATAAATCAAAGAAATATAGACTTGATACCAACCTGCATGGAGGGCATCGCGCTTTTGTTATGACAGGCAAGTATGAGCAGGTTTTCCCGCTCGACATCCTTCCCTTGCAATTACTCAAAGCCTGCATGATCAACGACATTGACCTGATGGAAGGGTTGGGTATTTATGAAGTGGATGAAGAAGACTTTGCGCTCTGCGAATTCATTGATACTTCAAAAACCGAGATGCAATCAATCATCAGAAAAGGTCTTGACCTGATGAGGAAAGAAACCAGCTAA
- a CDS encoding NADH:ubiquinone reductase (Na(+)-transporting) subunit B, which produces MKALRKYIDKIKPQFKPGGRFGMLHSTFDAFETFLFVPNITTLKGSHIRDHIDMKRTMSLVVLAMMPPLLFGIWNVGFQHYRSFGEAMPLMDNFMFGLAKVLPIIIVSYVTGLAIEFIFAQSRKHEVNEGFLVSGMLIPLIMPPDIPLWMVAVSTAFAVIIGKEVFGGTGMNILNPALTARAFLFFAYPQDISGDQVWIAEKADAYSGATPLAEAASGNLDNLPSAFDMFFGFIPGSIGETSTFMILIGAFILIFTGVGSARILLSVFAGGLVMGLIFNLWAFNEFMRIPFWQHIIMGGFAFGAVYMATDPVTASQTNRGKYIFGFLVGLLGILIRVVNPAYPEGMMLAILLMNVFAPLIDHYVIEANIKRRLKRLKRVTMKS; this is translated from the coding sequence ATGAAGGCGTTAAGAAAATACATTGACAAGATCAAACCACAGTTTAAGCCTGGTGGAAGATTTGGCATGCTTCATTCTACCTTTGATGCATTTGAAACCTTCCTGTTTGTTCCAAACATCACAACACTCAAAGGCAGCCACATCCGCGATCATATTGATATGAAACGGACCATGAGCCTGGTAGTGCTTGCCATGATGCCGCCACTTCTTTTTGGAATCTGGAATGTTGGCTTTCAGCATTACAGGTCTTTTGGCGAAGCAATGCCACTCATGGATAACTTCATGTTTGGGCTGGCGAAAGTGCTTCCTATCATTATTGTATCCTACGTAACCGGGCTGGCTATTGAGTTTATTTTTGCACAGTCGCGCAAACATGAAGTGAATGAAGGCTTTCTGGTTTCAGGGATGCTGATTCCGCTCATAATGCCTCCTGATATTCCTTTGTGGATGGTGGCAGTTTCAACCGCTTTTGCGGTTATCATTGGCAAAGAGGTTTTTGGAGGCACAGGCATGAATATCCTGAACCCGGCTCTAACAGCCCGTGCTTTCCTGTTTTTTGCCTATCCTCAAGATATTTCGGGCGATCAGGTTTGGATTGCTGAAAAAGCAGATGCCTATTCTGGTGCAACCCCATTGGCGGAAGCCGCCTCCGGCAACCTTGACAATTTACCTTCGGCATTTGATATGTTCTTTGGTTTCATCCCCGGATCCATTGGAGAAACTTCTACTTTCATGATCCTGATCGGCGCATTTATACTCATTTTTACAGGTGTTGGCAGCGCAAGGATCCTGCTTTCTGTTTTTGCCGGGGGGTTGGTTATGGGGCTGATATTTAATTTATGGGCATTTAATGAATTTATGCGCATTCCATTCTGGCAACACATTATTATGGGGGGCTTTGCATTTGGCGCAGTGTATATGGCTACTGATCCTGTTACTGCTTCACAAACCAACCGTGGAAAATATATATTCGGTTTTCTGGTTGGGCTTCTTGGGATACTCATACGAGTAGTGAACCCGGCCTATCCCGAAGGTATGATGCTCGCCATCCTCCTCATGAATGTTTTTGCCCCTTTGATTGATCATTATGTTATAGAGGCAAACATCAAGCGAAGATTGAAAAGACTCAAAAGGGTAACAATGAAATCGTAA
- the nqrC gene encoding NADH:ubiquinone reductase (Na(+)-transporting) subunit C, producing MFSNSYIFRFASIMVILVATLLSAAALLLKPMQDRNISIEKMQDILTASNIPANADNAIDLYNENMVQELAVNLSGEVKAVYTSSGFEEGNVRAFDIKVNEALKQIADFRTGKSTTEPLLPVFIIKSPNDSKTYVFPIRGVGLWGPVWGNVALKEDLVTIAGVKFDHKGETPGLGAEISTDDFANQFIGKRIFDSQGNFVSVKVIKGDASGDHEVDAISGGTITSDGVSEMLYSGLENYLPFIKSLKVL from the coding sequence ATGTTTAGTAACTCATATATTTTCCGGTTTGCGTCAATAATGGTAATTCTTGTGGCTACATTACTTTCTGCGGCGGCACTCTTGTTAAAACCAATGCAGGACAGGAATATCAGCATAGAAAAAATGCAGGACATACTTACAGCATCTAACATCCCTGCTAACGCCGACAATGCTATTGACCTTTACAACGAAAACATGGTTCAGGAACTTGCCGTCAATCTTTCAGGTGAGGTTAAGGCTGTTTATACCAGCAGTGGCTTTGAAGAAGGCAATGTCAGGGCATTTGATATAAAAGTGAATGAAGCGCTGAAGCAAATTGCCGATTTTCGCACCGGCAAGAGTACTACTGAGCCTCTGCTTCCGGTATTCATCATTAAATCCCCTAATGATTCTAAGACATATGTATTTCCGATCCGGGGCGTGGGATTATGGGGGCCGGTTTGGGGCAATGTTGCTCTTAAAGAAGACCTTGTAACAATAGCTGGAGTAAAATTTGACCATAAAGGTGAAACGCCTGGGCTGGGAGCAGAAATATCAACAGATGATTTTGCGAACCAGTTCATTGGTAAACGGATATTTGACAGCCAGGGAAATTTCGTTTCTGTGAAGGTCATTAAAGGAGACGCCTCGGGTGACCATGAGGTAGATGCTATCTCCGGAGGTACAATCACCAGCGACGGTGTTTCTGAAATGTTGTATAGCGGTTTGGAGAATTATCTTCCATTCATTAAAAGTTTAAAAGTACTATGA
- a CDS encoding NADH:ubiquinone reductase (Na(+)-transporting) subunit D, with product MSEIKEKEPLFSAKNRKLLTVPLGRENPITVQVLGICSALAITVKLEPSVVMALSVVFVLAVSNVVISILRKMIPPRIRIITQLIVIASLVIIVDQVLKAFVYDVSKQLSVFVGLIITNCIIMGRLEAFGMANKPWPSFLDGIGNGIGYGFILVIVGFFRELLGSGTLWNYQLIPQFIYDMGYKNNGFVILPPMALIVVGILVWMQRTRDRVLIEDN from the coding sequence ATGAGTGAAATAAAAGAAAAAGAACCTTTGTTCTCGGCAAAAAACAGGAAACTGCTTACTGTCCCACTCGGAAGGGAAAACCCCATCACTGTGCAGGTTCTTGGAATCTGCTCTGCTCTTGCCATCACCGTTAAGCTGGAACCTTCGGTAGTGATGGCGCTTTCTGTGGTTTTTGTACTTGCAGTTTCCAATGTGGTCATCTCTATTCTTCGAAAAATGATCCCACCGCGCATTCGCATTATCACGCAGTTGATTGTGATTGCATCGCTAGTAATCATTGTTGATCAGGTCCTGAAAGCTTTTGTTTACGATGTGAGCAAGCAACTATCGGTATTTGTAGGATTGATTATTACCAATTGCATCATTATGGGCCGTCTTGAAGCATTTGGTATGGCCAACAAACCCTGGCCTTCATTCCTCGATGGCATCGGTAATGGCATCGGATATGGTTTCATCCTGGTGATCGTGGGCTTTTTCAGAGAACTCCTAGGCTCTGGCACTTTATGGAATTACCAGTTAATACCGCAGTTTATATACGATATGGGTTATAAGAACAATGGTTTCGTCATCCTACCACCAATGGCTCTTATCGTGGTGGGAATTCTTGTATGGATGCAGCGAACCCGTGACCGTGTGCTGATTGAAGACAACTAA
- the nqrE gene encoding NADH:ubiquinone reductase (Na(+)-transporting) subunit E, giving the protein MQDLFNIFIKAIFIENMIFAYFLGMCSYLAVSRTVKTSMGLGVAVVFVLGITVPVDYLINKYLLLPGALSWLSPSFADVDLSFLSFIIFIAVIASMVQLVEMVIEKVSPTLYTSLGIFLPLIAVNCAILGGSLFMQEREYATITEATVFGLGSGVGWLLAIVAIAAIREKIRYSNVPEPLRGLGITYIITGLMGIAFMSFMGIKL; this is encoded by the coding sequence ATGCAGGATTTATTCAACATATTCATCAAGGCCATTTTCATTGAGAACATGATCTTTGCCTACTTCTTGGGCATGTGTTCGTACCTGGCCGTTTCAAGAACAGTAAAAACCTCAATGGGACTTGGTGTTGCAGTAGTCTTTGTGCTGGGCATTACCGTACCGGTTGATTATTTAATCAATAAATATTTATTGTTGCCGGGGGCGCTGTCGTGGCTTAGTCCTTCCTTTGCCGATGTTGATCTTAGCTTTCTTAGTTTTATTATTTTCATTGCTGTGATAGCATCAATGGTACAGTTGGTTGAAATGGTAATTGAAAAAGTTTCACCCACATTGTACACCTCACTTGGTATCTTTCTTCCGCTAATTGCTGTTAACTGTGCGATCCTTGGAGGATCGCTCTTTATGCAGGAGCGGGAATATGCCACAATCACAGAAGCAACTGTTTTTGGACTTGGCTCCGGGGTAGGCTGGCTGCTTGCCATAGTTGCCATTGCTGCAATCCGCGAAAAAATAAGATATTCAAATGTGCCCGAACCACTACGTGGATTAGGCATTACTTACATAATAACGGGCCTCATGGGCATTGCCTTTATGAGTTTTATGGGAATAAAACTTTAG
- a CDS encoding NADH:ubiquinone reductase (Na(+)-transporting) subunit F, with product MILNIGTGATILISVGIFLLIILLLVAILLYARKKLTPQGKVKITINDDKELEVDPGSTLLTTLSNKGIFLPSACGGGGTCAMCRCQVFEGAGDILPTEKDYFTRREQQDKWRLGCQVKVRDNLKIGIPKEIFGIKKWECEVVSNRNVATFIKEFIVKLPEGEILDFQSGGYIQIDVPKCEVDFKDIVVEDEYREDWDKLGIFNLTMKNPEPIFRAYSMANHPAEGNIVMLNIRIATPPWDRTKNKFMNVNPGICSSYVFSRKPGDKVTISGPYGEFHIKNTKKEMLYIGGGAGMAPLRSQLFHMFLTEKTDRKVSYWYGARSLREVFYEDEFYAIEKDFPNFKFNLALSEPLPEDNWKGYTGFIHQVVLDNYLSKHPEPEEVEYYLCGPPMMNDAVFKMLDNLGVPNESIAFDDFGG from the coding sequence ATGATACTAAATATCGGAACAGGCGCTACAATATTGATTAGTGTTGGTATTTTCCTTTTAATTATTCTGTTACTCGTGGCGATTTTGCTTTATGCAAGAAAGAAGCTCACGCCACAGGGAAAAGTGAAGATTACCATCAACGATGATAAAGAGTTGGAAGTTGATCCTGGATCTACTTTGCTTACAACACTTTCAAACAAAGGTATATTCCTGCCATCAGCATGCGGGGGTGGTGGTACTTGCGCCATGTGCCGATGCCAGGTTTTTGAAGGGGCTGGAGATATACTACCTACCGAGAAAGACTATTTCACCCGCAGGGAGCAGCAGGATAAATGGAGATTGGGCTGCCAGGTTAAAGTGCGCGACAACCTGAAAATTGGTATTCCTAAAGAGATTTTTGGAATAAAAAAATGGGAATGTGAAGTGGTGAGCAATCGTAATGTTGCCACCTTTATCAAGGAGTTTATTGTGAAATTACCAGAAGGTGAAATCCTCGATTTTCAATCCGGTGGTTATATCCAGATAGATGTTCCGAAGTGTGAGGTTGATTTTAAGGACATTGTTGTTGAGGATGAGTATCGCGAAGATTGGGATAAACTTGGCATATTCAACCTTACGATGAAGAACCCCGAGCCTATTTTCCGCGCGTATTCTATGGCCAATCACCCTGCTGAAGGCAATATCGTAATGCTAAACATCCGCATAGCCACTCCGCCCTGGGATCGCACGAAAAACAAATTTATGAATGTGAACCCTGGTATTTGCTCTTCTTACGTATTCTCTCGTAAACCCGGGGATAAGGTCACGATATCAGGCCCTTACGGTGAATTCCATATTAAGAACACCAAAAAGGAGATGCTCTACATTGGCGGAGGTGCCGGAATGGCTCCTTTACGCTCTCAACTGTTCCATATGTTCCTGACTGAAAAAACCGACCGTAAAGTCAGCTATTGGTATGGAGCCCGCTCGCTACGTGAAGTTTTTTACGAGGATGAGTTTTATGCCATTGAGAAAGACTTTCCGAATTTTAAGTTTAACCTGGCATTGTCAGAACCACTGCCGGAAGACAATTGGAAAGGCTATACAGGTTTTATCCATCAGGTGGTTTTGGATAACTATCTCAGCAAGCATCCCGAACCGGAAGAAGTGGAATATTACCTTTGCGGGCCTCCTATGATGAACGATGCTGTGTTTAAAATGCTTGATAACCTGGGTGTTCCAAACGAAAGTATAGCCTTTGACGATTTCGGAGGATAA
- a CDS encoding FAD:protein FMN transferase: MRNQLLTGLVFICLYSCQPTPPDQLFKFQGRAQGTYYEITYYDTKGRNFQPEIDSLLNAFNFSLSTYEPKSIISRINRDEADVEVDEWFRTVFLKSVDVAEKTGGSFDFSVGPLVNAWGFGFTDRIKINPHVIDSLLKFVGYKNFELQGNKITKNICGSKLDFNAIAQGYAVDVVGDFLQSKGVKVFLVDIGGEVLAHGHKPDGSLWKIGVESPADEASSSRELKAVIALENRAIATSGNYRKFYEEDGMRYSHTIDPFTGYPVRHSLLSASVLASDCMTADAYATAFMVKGVEPTIEFLKSNPELEAYLIYSADNGKIKTWASDGFQALIEKTY, translated from the coding sequence ATGAGAAACCAACTTCTTACCGGACTGGTGTTTATTTGCCTGTATTCCTGTCAGCCAACGCCTCCTGACCAACTCTTCAAATTCCAGGGGCGCGCCCAGGGAACATATTACGAAATAACATATTACGATACCAAAGGCCGGAATTTCCAGCCAGAAATTGATTCCCTGCTCAACGCTTTCAACTTTTCATTATCCACCTACGAACCCAAATCCATTATTTCAAGAATAAACCGCGATGAGGCTGATGTAGAAGTGGATGAATGGTTCAGGACTGTTTTTCTCAAGTCCGTAGACGTGGCAGAAAAAACCGGTGGCAGCTTTGATTTCTCAGTTGGTCCGCTTGTGAATGCATGGGGCTTTGGTTTTACTGACCGTATAAAAATAAACCCGCACGTCATAGATAGCTTGCTGAAATTTGTTGGTTATAAAAACTTTGAACTTCAGGGCAATAAAATAACCAAGAATATCTGCGGTTCAAAACTTGATTTCAACGCCATTGCCCAGGGGTATGCCGTTGATGTTGTTGGCGATTTTCTGCAATCGAAAGGTGTGAAGGTGTTCCTGGTTGATATCGGAGGGGAAGTGCTGGCCCACGGTCATAAACCGGATGGCAGCTTATGGAAGATTGGTGTAGAAAGCCCTGCGGACGAAGCGAGCAGCAGCCGTGAACTGAAAGCCGTTATTGCCCTTGAAAACAGAGCTATTGCCACTTCAGGAAATTACCGCAAGTTTTATGAAGAAGATGGTATGCGATACTCCCACACTATTGACCCATTTACAGGCTATCCGGTTCGTCACAGTTTGTTAAGCGCTTCCGTGCTTGCCAGCGATTGCATGACTGCCGATGCTTATGCTACAGCTTTCATGGTTAAAGGGGTTGAACCAACTATTGAATTTCTGAAATCTAATCCGGAACTGGAAGCTTACCTCATCTACTCCGCCGATAATGGTAAAATAAAAACCTGGGCCAGCGATGGGTTTCAGGCGTTGATTGAGAAAACCTATTAG
- a CDS encoding ABC transporter permease gives MKVKHSLILENIRISLNSIRSHLLRTVITIMIIALGITALVGILTSIDSIKYFLNQNFSMMGANTLTIQNRGLRVHMGANSTRPKTYRPITYQEAMRFREEFDFPAHTSVFVYGTGIATLTFGSETTHPNVPVIGTDDEYIMTSGNEIISGRNFNVMEMSFGSNVAIIGSSIVSTLFKAGVDPLGQMIGIGPDKFMVIGVLKEKGSSIGISSDNHCIVPLDVVRRKFARPNMTYSINIMVPDAEMLPVAESEATGLFRIIRQVNAGDETNFDVSKSDNLAEMLFDNLKYLTMAATVIGLITLIGAAIGLMNIMLVSVTERTREIGIRKAIGATKRTIRNQFLAEAIVIAQLGGILGIILGILAGNGLGALIGSGFIIPWVWIIGGVVLCFIVALVSGILPATKAANLDPVESLRYE, from the coding sequence ATGAAGGTAAAGCATTCATTAATTCTGGAAAATATCCGGATTTCCCTGAATTCCATTCGGAGTCACCTGCTAAGAACAGTTATCACTATTATGATTATTGCCCTGGGTATTACAGCGCTGGTTGGCATTCTTACATCAATTGATTCGATTAAATATTTCCTGAACCAAAACTTTTCGATGATGGGTGCCAACACACTTACCATTCAAAACAGGGGTTTAAGGGTACATATGGGCGCAAACAGTACTAGACCAAAAACATATCGTCCGATCACTTATCAGGAAGCCATGCGTTTCCGCGAAGAATTTGATTTTCCGGCCCATACTTCCGTATTTGTTTATGGAACCGGAATTGCAACACTTACTTTTGGTTCTGAAACTACCCACCCGAATGTTCCGGTTATTGGCACTGATGACGAATACATTATGACTTCAGGCAACGAAATTATCAGTGGCCGGAATTTTAATGTTATGGAAATGTCTTTCGGTTCAAATGTCGCCATTATTGGAAGCAGCATTGTTTCAACACTTTTTAAAGCCGGTGTTGATCCGTTGGGGCAAATGATTGGGATCGGACCCGATAAGTTTATGGTGATTGGAGTGTTGAAAGAAAAAGGATCGTCAATAGGCATATCAAGCGATAACCATTGCATCGTACCTCTCGACGTTGTGCGCCGGAAATTTGCACGGCCCAATATGACATATTCAATCAACATCATGGTTCCCGATGCAGAAATGCTCCCTGTTGCCGAGAGCGAAGCAACTGGTCTTTTCAGGATTATCAGGCAAGTAAATGCTGGCGATGAAACCAATTTTGATGTTTCAAAAAGCGACAACCTTGCTGAAATGCTTTTCGATAACCTCAAATACCTGACAATGGCTGCCACAGTAATCGGCCTTATTACCCTCATAGGCGCTGCCATTGGTTTGATGAATATTATGCTGGTTTCGGTAACCGAAAGAACCAGGGAAATAGGAATACGCAAAGCAATTGGGGCCACCAAAAGAACAATCCGTAACCAGTTTCTTGCAGAAGCTATCGTAATTGCTCAGCTCGGCGGAATACTGGGAATCATTTTAGGCATACTTGCCGGTAACGGACTTGGCGCACTCATTGGCTCAGGATTTATAATACCCTGGGTATGGATCATTGGTGGCGTTGTACTGTGTTTTATAGTTGCGCTGGTATCAGGGATTTTGCCAGCAACCAAAGCTGCGAACCTCGATCCGGTAGAATCGTTGCGATACGAGTAA